A single region of the Methanobrevibacter sp. TMH8 genome encodes:
- a CDS encoding DUF371 domain-containing protein: MKFKIQAKGHKNVLSEHKSTFEITKDNELSLSGDCIIGVAMDKTMNDFPTNIKEKIMDENTKITVKLTTESSKDCIVGYGHPDLSLDHPTDIVCRKSTFVCSRTLMIKSDKASCDLNKDLINDLKEGKALDFEIIID, encoded by the coding sequence ATGAAGTTTAAAATACAAGCAAAAGGTCACAAAAATGTTCTTTCAGAACATAAGTCTACTTTTGAAATTACAAAAGATAATGAACTTTCATTATCTGGTGATTGTATAATTGGTGTAGCTATGGATAAAACAATGAATGATTTTCCAACTAATATTAAAGAGAAAATCATGGATGAAAACACTAAAATTACTGTTAAACTTACTACAGAAAGTTCAAAAGATTGTATTGTAGGATATGGTCATCCAGATCTTAGTTTGGATCACCCTACAGATATTGTATGTAGAAAAAGTACTTTTGTTTGTTCACGTACACTTATGATAAAATCAGATAAAGCTTCTTGTGATTTAAACAAAGATTTAATAAATGATTTGAAAGAAGGAAAAGCACTTGATTTTGAAATAATTATTGATTAA
- a CDS encoding nuclease: MFEEEKDNKIYNLLISNGNDPNKEYPKFVEALYSKNEFLWKESAAGNYEHMTENFLKKLDVVIILSGLYDKNKKDIDNIVKAAQKFNIPIILVRPHGLEEVPENLESVATGLVGWNANCIIDTIKGALELDSEGQCEI, from the coding sequence ATGTTTGAAGAAGAAAAAGATAATAAAATATATAATCTTTTAATTAGTAATGGAAATGATCCAAACAAAGAATATCCAAAGTTTGTAGAAGCATTATACTCTAAAAATGAATTTTTATGGAAAGAATCAGCTGCTGGAAACTACGAACATATGACCGAAAACTTTTTAAAGAAATTAGATGTAGTTATAATTTTATCAGGATTATATGATAAAAATAAAAAAGATATAGATAATATTGTTAAAGCTGCACAAAAATTCAATATACCTATAATTTTAGTAAGACCACATGGACTTGAAGAAGTTCCAGAAAACTTAGAATCAGTAGCTACTGGTCTTGTAGGTTGGAATGCAAATTGTATAATTGATACAATAAAAGGAGCTTTAGAACTAGATTCTGAAGGACAATGCGAAATTTAA